The proteins below come from a single Camelus bactrianus isolate YW-2024 breed Bactrian camel chromosome 2, ASM4877302v1, whole genome shotgun sequence genomic window:
- the BLOC1S4 gene encoding biogenesis of lysosome-related organelles complex 1 subunit 4: MEDRPVDCGPPREGPAEEAEPQVAAWSGDSGNVSQSHSSASGPWEDESGELGAPGRDLPLLRRAAAGYAACLLPGAGVRPEVEALDASLEDLLTRVDEFVGMLDMLRGDSSHVVSEGVPRIYAKATEMRRVYSKIDRLEAFVGMIGSSVARLEEQVARAEAELGTFPSTFRKFLHTINVPSFFNKAPCSRSQPAGYEPPVLFRTEDHFPCCGERP, translated from the coding sequence ATGGAGGATCGGCCGGTGGACTGCGGGCCGCCCCGCGAGGGGCCGGCCGAGGAGGCCGAGCCCCAGGTTGCGGCCTGGAGCGGGGACAGCGGCAACGTGTCCCAGAGCCACAGCAGCGCCTCGGGGCCGTGGGAGGACGAGAGCGGCGAGCTGGGCGCGCCGGGCCGGGACCTGCCGCTGCTGCGCCGCGCCGCCGCGGGCTACGCCGCCTGCCTGCTGCCCGGCGCGGGGGTGCGGCCTGAGGTCGAGGCGCTGGACGCGAGCCTGGAGGACCTGCTCACCAGGGTGGACGAGTTTGTGGGCATGCTGGACATGCTGCGCGGCGACTCCTCCCACGTCGTCAGCGAGGGCGTGCCGCGCATCTACGCGAAGGCCACCGAGATGCGGCGGGTCTACAGCAAGATCGACCGGCTCGAGGCCTTCGTCGGGATGATCGGCTCCAGCGTGGCCAGGTTGGAGGAGCAGGTCGCCAGGGCGGAGGCCGAGCTGGGGACTTTTCCCAGCACATTCAGGAAATTTCTGCACACCATTAACGTGCCCTCCTTCTTCAACAAGGCGCCTTGCAGCAGGTCACAGCCGGCCGGCTACGAACCCCCCGTCCTGTTTCGGACCGAAGACCACTTTCCCTGTTGCGGCGAAAGACCTTAA